One segment of Pontibacter akesuensis DNA contains the following:
- a CDS encoding OmpA family protein, which produces MKRLFLFVFLLPLHLSSFQTQAQELRHVPLEQPEAGLKIHKSVPQQELHLDFPNLNKIPYYHDRKQLALIQKLEKRRQYDKVLPLLEKYVFQFGTQNFYKDTRLLWRLGQLHERQGNKEKAKALFRLVLKHHRSDITQIKSYYDSLEQNTKDYYVPLDYYYELVEYRKAIATFKPPQGVYLNMGNPINSPYADYGPTLSDENEVFIYTSKRNMDDFKGRANEDLYYSKQNNGFWEEARSFGKPINSIFNEGSACLSRDGKTLYFARCEAPDGFGNCDLYKATMQADGSWGEIQNLGAKVNSDAWDSQPTLSQQEDTLYFASDRLGGFGLSDIYYTYKNKKGEWAQAQNIGPVINTRESEVSPFLHPKFRVLYFSSRGQLNNFGDFDIYKTYQVKGNWQEPRNIGPLVNGRGSEYYFTIDAASKNLYYARSEPDDMQNLDLYSFPLPMEAHPLAVTKVEGTLKDSVSNKPLSGVISIIDLENGIEISSKYIRPDGSFEFDLIDNTKYMILIQSEDFFTIERELQLKDDTSIHLMTTMIDYNIPLVFQNIEFDQNQSTIKPEMEPVLDEVAYFMIDHPTYQLEIAGHTDGAGDAEFNLSLSQDRADAIKKYIEEKVNLEDGRIIAIGYGSRMPLKEEKTEEDRRINRRVEFTVIKPKKK; this is translated from the coding sequence ATGAAGCGTCTGTTTTTATTCGTTTTCTTGCTGCCACTGCACCTTTCTTCCTTCCAGACGCAGGCACAGGAGCTCAGGCACGTCCCCTTAGAGCAACCCGAGGCAGGACTTAAAATTCACAAATCGGTGCCCCAGCAGGAGTTGCACCTCGATTTCCCCAATTTAAACAAAATCCCCTACTATCACGACCGCAAGCAGCTTGCGCTGATACAAAAACTCGAAAAGCGCAGGCAGTACGACAAGGTGCTCCCCCTGCTGGAGAAGTATGTGTTTCAGTTCGGGACCCAAAACTTTTACAAGGACACCCGTCTGCTCTGGCGGCTGGGGCAGCTGCACGAGCGCCAGGGCAACAAAGAGAAGGCCAAGGCGCTGTTCCGCCTCGTGCTCAAGCACCATCGCTCCGACATCACACAGATAAAATCTTACTACGACTCGCTGGAGCAGAACACCAAGGACTATTACGTGCCGCTGGACTACTATTACGAGCTGGTGGAGTACCGCAAGGCCATCGCTACCTTTAAGCCGCCACAGGGCGTGTACCTGAACATGGGCAACCCCATCAACTCGCCTTATGCCGATTACGGCCCTACCCTAAGCGATGAGAACGAGGTGTTCATTTATACGTCGAAGCGCAATATGGATGACTTTAAGGGCCGCGCGAACGAGGATTTATACTACAGCAAGCAGAACAACGGCTTTTGGGAGGAGGCGAGGTCATTTGGCAAGCCCATCAACAGTATATTCAACGAGGGCTCTGCCTGCCTGAGCCGCGATGGCAAGACGCTGTACTTCGCCCGCTGTGAGGCACCCGACGGCTTTGGCAACTGCGACCTGTATAAGGCCACGATGCAGGCCGACGGCTCGTGGGGAGAAATTCAGAACCTCGGTGCGAAGGTAAACAGCGATGCCTGGGACTCGCAGCCCACCCTTTCGCAGCAGGAGGACACCCTGTACTTCGCCTCAGACCGGCTGGGCGGTTTTGGCCTTTCCGACATCTACTATACTTACAAAAACAAGAAGGGCGAGTGGGCACAAGCGCAGAATATCGGGCCGGTGATCAACACCCGCGAAAGCGAGGTAAGCCCGTTTCTGCACCCTAAGTTCCGGGTTTTATACTTCAGCTCGCGCGGCCAGCTCAACAACTTCGGCGACTTCGACATCTATAAAACCTATCAGGTGAAAGGAAACTGGCAGGAACCGCGCAACATTGGTCCGTTGGTAAACGGCCGGGGCAGCGAGTATTACTTCACCATCGATGCCGCCTCAAAAAATCTCTACTACGCGCGCTCCGAACCAGACGACATGCAGAACCTGGACCTGTACTCTTTCCCGCTGCCCATGGAGGCGCACCCGCTGGCGGTAACCAAGGTGGAGGGCACCCTGAAAGATTCTGTCTCGAACAAACCACTGTCCGGGGTGATCTCCATCATCGACCTGGAAAACGGTATTGAGATTTCGAGCAAGTACATCCGCCCCGACGGATCCTTTGAGTTTGACCTGATCGACAACACCAAGTATATGATCCTGATACAGAGTGAGGATTTCTTTACCATTGAGCGGGAGCTGCAACTGAAAGACGATACCTCCATCCACTTGATGACCACCATGATTGACTACAACATTCCGCTGGTGTTTCAGAACATCGAGTTTGACCAGAACCAGTCTACCATCAAACCGGAGATGGAGCCTGTGCTGGACGAGGTGGCTTATTTCATGATCGACCACCCGACTTACCAGTTGGAGATTGCCGGCCACACCGACGGTGCCGGAGACGCTGAGTTTAACCTTTCCCTCTCACAGGACAGGGCTGATGCCATCAAGAAGTACATTGAAGAGAAAGTGAACCTGGAAGACGGCCGCATTATCGCGATTGGATACGGCAGCCGCATGCCACTCAAGGAAGAGAAGACCGAGGAAGACCGCCGCATTAACCGCCGCGTGGAGTTCACGGTGATAAAGCCAAAGAAGAAGTAA
- the lon gene encoding endopeptidase La, producing the protein MKNHTLENFLQNLLLSNIADDEGPELIPIITADVEDDIKLEDLPDELPLLAVRNTVLFPGVVLPITVSRKKSVKLVRKAHNGDKIVGVVAQKNTNSDDPSADDIYSVGTIAKILKMLVLPDGNTTIIIQGQSRFKVEEVTQEDPYLAARVSLCEETPMDKSKKEVKALVQSLKDAAGKMLKLNPEIPQEAQVALDNIDSPSFLTHFLSSNLNVEVAQKQELLEVNDGRERGTQLLELMLREIQLLELKQEIHSKVHTDIDQQQRDYFLRQQIKVLQDELGQEGPDQEIERFRERALKKKWPEPVALHFKKEMDKLARLNPQAAEYPVSVNYLEFLLDLPWSEYTKDNFNLKRTKKILDADHYGLEKVKERIVEYLAVLKLKNDMKAPILCLYGPPGVGKTSLGRSVAKALGRNYVRMSLGGVRDEAEIRGHRRTYVGAMPGKIISQIKKTGSSNPVIILDEIDKLASDFRGDPASALLEVLDPEQNHTFMDNYLDVEYDLSKVLFIATANSLDTIQPALRDRMEIIEITGYTMEEKTEIAKRHLVPKQIADHGLEENDVKLPRATIQKVIDDYTRESGVRNLERKIGQLVRNTAKQKAMEEEFAGSIKPEDVVKILGSEIFDKEIYQDIDTAGVVTGLAWTSVGGDILFIESILSRGKGKLTLSGQLGDVMKESAMTAISYLKAHAELLDIDYRLFDQYDLHIHFPEGAVPKDGPSAGIAIFTSIASVFTQRKVKSRLAMTGEITLRGKVLPVGGIKEKILAAKRAGITDIILCQKNKKDINEIPAHYIKGLNIHYVDRVDDVVKIALLKERVKYPLNLTVREEKADAEK; encoded by the coding sequence ATGAAAAACCATACACTAGAGAATTTTTTACAAAATTTACTTTTGAGCAACATTGCAGATGACGAAGGACCGGAGCTTATTCCCATTATAACGGCTGATGTTGAGGATGATATAAAACTGGAGGACCTGCCTGACGAGCTGCCGCTGTTGGCAGTCCGTAACACGGTGCTTTTCCCGGGTGTGGTGCTGCCGATAACGGTGAGCCGCAAAAAGTCGGTGAAGCTGGTGCGCAAGGCCCACAACGGCGACAAGATTGTGGGTGTGGTGGCGCAGAAGAACACCAACTCCGACGATCCGTCGGCCGATGATATCTACAGCGTTGGCACCATTGCCAAAATCCTGAAGATGCTGGTGCTGCCCGATGGGAACACCACGATCATCATTCAGGGGCAGAGCCGCTTTAAAGTAGAGGAGGTTACGCAGGAAGACCCGTACCTGGCCGCGCGCGTGAGCCTGTGCGAGGAGACGCCGATGGATAAGAGCAAGAAGGAGGTGAAGGCGCTGGTGCAATCGCTGAAAGATGCGGCGGGCAAAATGCTGAAGCTGAACCCCGAGATTCCGCAGGAGGCGCAGGTGGCCCTCGATAATATCGATAGCCCAAGCTTCCTGACGCACTTCCTGTCGAGCAACCTGAACGTGGAGGTGGCGCAGAAGCAGGAGCTGCTGGAGGTGAACGATGGCAGGGAGCGCGGCACGCAGTTGCTGGAACTCATGCTGCGCGAAATACAGCTGCTCGAACTAAAGCAGGAAATCCACTCGAAAGTACATACCGACATTGACCAGCAGCAGCGGGATTATTTCCTGCGGCAGCAGATAAAAGTATTGCAGGACGAGCTGGGGCAGGAGGGGCCGGACCAGGAAATAGAGCGTTTCCGCGAGCGTGCCCTGAAAAAGAAGTGGCCGGAGCCGGTGGCGCTGCATTTCAAGAAAGAGATGGACAAGCTGGCCCGCCTGAACCCTCAGGCGGCCGAGTACCCGGTGTCGGTGAACTACCTGGAGTTTTTGCTGGATTTGCCCTGGAGCGAGTATACCAAAGACAACTTCAACCTGAAACGCACCAAAAAGATACTGGACGCAGACCATTACGGGCTGGAGAAAGTAAAGGAGCGCATTGTGGAGTACCTGGCCGTGCTCAAGCTGAAGAACGACATGAAGGCGCCGATTCTGTGCCTTTACGGACCTCCGGGCGTGGGTAAAACCTCTCTGGGCCGCTCTGTAGCCAAAGCCCTGGGCCGTAACTATGTGCGCATGTCGCTGGGTGGTGTGCGTGACGAGGCCGAAATCCGCGGCCACCGCCGCACCTATGTAGGCGCGATGCCAGGCAAAATCATCAGCCAGATAAAGAAAACAGGCTCCTCTAACCCGGTCATCATACTTGACGAAATCGATAAACTAGCCTCTGATTTCCGTGGCGACCCGGCCTCTGCCTTACTCGAGGTGCTGGACCCGGAGCAGAACCATACGTTCATGGACAATTACCTGGATGTGGAGTATGATTTGTCGAAGGTGCTTTTCATCGCCACGGCCAACTCGCTGGATACTATTCAGCCTGCCCTGCGCGACCGTATGGAGATCATCGAAATAACCGGCTACACGATGGAGGAGAAAACCGAGATAGCCAAACGCCACCTGGTGCCGAAGCAAATCGCGGATCATGGCCTGGAGGAAAACGACGTGAAGCTGCCGCGGGCAACAATCCAGAAAGTAATTGACGACTACACCCGCGAGTCGGGCGTGCGTAACCTGGAGCGAAAGATCGGCCAATTGGTGCGGAACACGGCCAAGCAGAAGGCGATGGAGGAGGAATTTGCCGGCTCCATCAAGCCGGAGGATGTGGTGAAGATTCTTGGCTCTGAGATATTCGACAAGGAGATTTACCAGGACATCGATACAGCCGGTGTGGTGACAGGCCTGGCCTGGACTTCGGTGGGCGGTGATATCCTGTTCATCGAAAGTATACTGAGTCGCGGCAAGGGCAAACTGACGCTATCAGGCCAATTGGGTGATGTGATGAAGGAATCAGCCATGACGGCAATTTCTTACCTCAAAGCACACGCCGAGCTATTGGACATTGATTACCGCCTGTTCGACCAGTACGACCTGCACATTCACTTCCCGGAAGGCGCAGTGCCGAAAGACGGTCCTTCGGCCGGTATCGCTATTTTCACGTCGATTGCCTCTGTGTTCACGCAGCGCAAGGTGAAGTCGCGGTTGGCGATGACGGGTGAGATTACGTTGCGCGGTAAGGTGTTGCCAGTGGGCGGCATCAAAGAGAAAATTCTGGCGGCCAAGCGCGCCGGTATCACCGATATCATACTTTGCCAGAAAAATAAAAAGGACATCAACGAAATTCCGGCGCATTACATCAAAGGTCTCAACATCCATTACGTTGACCGTGTGGACGACGTGGTGAAGATCGCGCTGCTGAAGGAGCGGGTAAAGTATCCGCTAAACCTGACGGTGCGGGAGGAGAAAGCTGACGCAGAGAAGTAG
- the porQ gene encoding type IX secretion system protein PorQ, protein MQRAKLLTLLLLTLALQAQAQIGGQRGFSFLELPNSAKLAALGGINVTAGAHDISMISANPALLNKEMDRQLSLSYIGYLADIKQSSLAYGFSSEKCGRWAASINYLNYGDFVQRDPTGMEQGTFNVNDYTLSLSHAREVEAFTIGATAKVAVSSIAGNKAVGVLADAGAVFKHPEKDFTVGLAFKNVGYQVKAYDGGERQQMPWDAQLGITYKPEHMPVRLSLTAHRLYQFDIVYLDPNAPGQLDENGNEVKEEKKLGDKIARHFVVGTEFIVSKNFQVRAGYNHLRRKELRLDTKAGGAGFSLGAMLRVRNFELNYGSAFFHPSGATHYVTVGTNTSTLLKKKRSS, encoded by the coding sequence GTGCAACGAGCCAAACTCCTTACGCTTCTGCTTTTAACGCTGGCACTGCAAGCGCAGGCGCAGATCGGGGGGCAGCGTGGGTTTTCATTTCTGGAACTGCCGAACAGCGCGAAACTGGCGGCCTTGGGCGGAATAAATGTTACGGCGGGCGCGCACGATATAAGTATGATTTCAGCGAACCCGGCCTTGCTGAACAAGGAGATGGACAGGCAGTTGAGTTTGAGCTATATCGGTTACCTGGCTGATATCAAACAAAGCAGTTTGGCCTACGGTTTTAGTAGCGAGAAGTGTGGCCGCTGGGCGGCAAGTATAAATTACCTGAACTACGGTGATTTTGTACAACGCGACCCGACAGGTATGGAGCAAGGCACCTTTAACGTGAACGACTATACTTTGTCGCTGTCGCATGCGCGGGAGGTGGAGGCGTTTACGATAGGCGCAACGGCAAAAGTGGCTGTGTCAAGTATAGCGGGTAACAAGGCGGTTGGTGTATTGGCAGATGCGGGAGCTGTATTTAAGCATCCGGAAAAGGATTTTACAGTGGGATTGGCGTTTAAGAATGTAGGTTACCAGGTGAAGGCTTATGATGGGGGAGAGCGGCAGCAAATGCCTTGGGATGCGCAACTGGGCATCACATACAAGCCAGAGCACATGCCCGTGCGGCTGTCGCTCACGGCACACCGCCTTTACCAGTTCGACATAGTGTACCTCGACCCAAACGCACCGGGGCAGCTGGATGAGAATGGAAACGAGGTGAAGGAAGAGAAAAAGCTGGGGGATAAGATTGCCCGCCACTTTGTGGTAGGAACCGAGTTTATAGTCAGTAAGAATTTTCAGGTGCGGGCCGGATATAACCACTTGCGCCGCAAAGAGCTGCGGCTCGATACAAAAGCAGGAGGAGCGGGCTTCTCGTTGGGAGCCATGCTGCGGGTGCGGAACTTTGAGTTGAACTATGGCAGCGCCTTTTTTCACCCATCGGGCGCTACGCACTACGTTACCGTCGGCACCAACACCAGCACGCTCCTCAAAAAGAAAAGAAGTTCCTAA
- the hslU gene encoding ATP-dependent protease ATPase subunit HslU, translating into MANKIVSLTPAQIVAELDKYIIGQKDAKRNVAIALRNRWRRMNAEESIKGDIVPNNILMIGATGVGKTEIARRLAKIADAPFTKVEASKFTEVGYVGRDVESMVRDLVEQSVNMVKTRMKEEVKQKAAEMVEDIILDALIPPIQGRTHSPVSTSADPNVMPDNDYELNERTREKFREKIRNGDLEDRKIEIRVSQSSMPGMGVMGPGMDEASMMNIQEMISGMMPKKTKKRKVTIAEARKILLEEEASKLIDMDEVKEEAIFKAENSGVIFIDEIDKVASASNKGGGGPDVSREGVQRDLLPIVEGSTVNTKYGIINTDHILFIAAGAFHVAKPSDLIPELQGRFPIRVELNSLTKDDFYQILKFPKNALTKQYEALLASEDVELTFNDEALDEIASIAFEVNTEVENIGARRLHTVMSRLLNDILFDVPDKIGANAHIVVDRAMVQEKLSGMVKNRDLSQYIL; encoded by the coding sequence ATGGCAAATAAGATTGTATCATTAACACCAGCCCAGATTGTGGCGGAGCTGGATAAATATATCATTGGGCAGAAAGACGCTAAACGCAACGTGGCCATCGCGCTTCGTAACCGCTGGCGCCGCATGAATGCCGAAGAAAGTATAAAAGGCGATATCGTGCCGAACAACATTCTGATGATCGGTGCAACAGGTGTGGGTAAAACAGAGATTGCCCGCCGCTTAGCCAAAATTGCCGATGCGCCTTTTACCAAGGTAGAGGCCTCTAAATTTACCGAGGTAGGCTACGTGGGCCGCGACGTGGAAAGCATGGTGCGCGACCTGGTGGAGCAGTCGGTGAACATGGTGAAGACGCGCATGAAGGAGGAGGTGAAGCAGAAAGCGGCCGAGATGGTGGAAGACATCATACTGGACGCGCTCATTCCGCCGATCCAGGGCCGCACACACAGCCCCGTTTCCACGTCTGCTGATCCGAATGTGATGCCCGACAACGACTATGAACTGAATGAGCGTACGCGCGAGAAGTTCCGCGAAAAGATCCGAAACGGCGATCTGGAAGACCGCAAAATCGAGATTCGCGTGTCGCAAAGCTCTATGCCGGGTATGGGCGTGATGGGGCCAGGTATGGACGAGGCTTCCATGATGAACATCCAGGAGATGATCAGCGGCATGATGCCGAAAAAGACCAAAAAACGCAAAGTAACCATTGCCGAGGCACGTAAGATTTTACTCGAGGAAGAGGCATCCAAGCTGATCGACATGGATGAAGTGAAGGAGGAGGCGATCTTTAAGGCTGAGAACTCCGGCGTGATCTTTATTGATGAGATTGACAAGGTAGCCAGCGCCAGCAACAAGGGCGGTGGCGGTCCGGATGTGAGCCGTGAGGGCGTGCAGCGCGACCTGCTTCCGATTGTAGAGGGTTCCACGGTGAACACCAAGTATGGCATTATTAACACCGACCATATTCTGTTTATCGCCGCCGGTGCGTTTCACGTGGCCAAGCCGTCTGATTTGATCCCAGAATTGCAGGGCCGCTTCCCAATTCGCGTGGAGCTGAACAGCCTGACCAAAGACGACTTCTACCAGATCCTGAAATTCCCGAAGAACGCCCTTACGAAACAGTACGAGGCGTTACTAGCTTCGGAGGACGTGGAACTGACTTTTAATGACGAAGCTTTGGATGAAATTGCCTCCATCGCCTTTGAGGTGAACACAGAGGTAGAGAATATCGGAGCTCGCCGCCTGCACACAGTAATGAGCCGCCTGCTCAACGACATCCTGTTCGACGTGCCGGACAAGATCGGAGCCAACGCGCACATCGTAGTAGACCGCGCCATGGTACAGGAGAAGCTGTCCGGTATGGTGAAAAACCGTGATCTGAGTCAGTATATACTTTAG